The stretch of DNA CTTCTCCTTGTACAGAATGAAAGGTTTCGACGATGGGATAGGTAACAGTGTCCATATTTGTTTATCAATCTCCAGAAGCAAATCCTTTACTTCCCTTGTCTTTAGTTTTGATCGAGATAAAAGGCCGACAATTCCACTCAACCAGTTTTCTCTGTAAAAAGTAGGATTATGTCAAAGCTAGCAAAAAAATCCTACACTAATAGCTGTGTCGCATCTAAAATTTAATTTCTAATGATACTTGACCCCCAAATTCCCCCTGGTAGACTACAAGATAAATGGGATTACTATAAAGACCACTGCAAATTAGTTAGTCCAGCCAATAAGCGCAAATACAATATCTTAATTGTTGGCACAGGTTTAGCTGGTGCGTCTGCTGCTGCTACACTAGCGGAATTGGGTTATAACGTCAAAAGCTTCTGTATCCATGATTCTCCTCGTCGCGCCCATAGCATTGCTGCCCAAGGGGGTATCAACGCTGCCAAAAATTATCCTAATGATGGGGATACAATTTGGCGATTGTTTTACGACACGATTAAAGGTGGTGACTATCGTTCCCGTGAAGCAAATGTTTATCGTCTAGCACAGATTAGTAACCAGATTATCGATCAATGTGTAGCCCAGGGAGTTCCTTTTGCGAGAGAATATGGAGGTTTACTGGCTAATCGTTCTTTTGGTGGGGCGCAAGTTTCGCGAACTTTTTATGCGAGAGGACAAACGGGGCAACAATTATTATTAGGTGCTTATAGTGCCATGTCTCGTCAAATTGCTGCTGGCAAAATTGAGATGTATACCCGTCGGGAAATGTTGGATTTAGTAGTTATAGACGGGAAAGCTAGAGGCATTATTGTTCGTAATTTAATTACAGGAACTATTGAACGCTATAGCGGTGATGCAGTTTTACTATGTACTGGTGGTTATAGCAATGTTTATTATCTTTCTACTAACGCCAGAAATTCTAATGTAACTGCTGCTTGGCGTTGTTATAAACGAGGAGCTTTATTTGCTAATCCTTGTTTTACTCAGATTCATCCTACTTGTATTCCTGTTTCTGGAGAATATCAATCGAAGTTAACTCTAATGAGTGAGGGATTGAGAAATGATGGTAGAGTTTGGGTACCAAAACAACCAGGCGATCGCCGTCGTCCAGATCAAATTCCTGAGTCAGAAAGAGATTATTTTTTAGAACAGAAATATCCGTCGTTTGGTAATCTTGTTCCTCGTGATGTTGCTTCTCGTAATGCTAAACAAATGACTGATGCCGGCAAAGGAGTAGGGGAAACTGGTTTAGCAGTTTATTTAGATTTTCGTGATGCTATTAATAAATTAGGCAGGGATACTATTGTTGAACGTTATGATAATCTTTTTCAGATGTATCAGCGAATCACTGGAGAAAATCCCTATCAAGTACCGATGCGAATTTATCCTGCCGTTCACTACACTATGGGTGGTTTGTGGGTAGATTACAATTTGATGAGTACTATCCCTGGCTTACACGTTTTGGGAGAAGCAAATTTTTCCGATCATGGTGCTAATCGTCTTGGGGCTAGTGCTTTGATGCAGGGTTTAGCAGATGGTTATTTTATCATTCCTTATACTTTAGGTAATTATTTAGCAACTAATGATTTGATTCCCATCGATACTACTCACCCCGCTTTTGAAGAAGCAGAAACA from Stanieria cyanosphaera PCC 7437 encodes:
- a CDS encoding fumarate reductase/succinate dehydrogenase flavoprotein subunit, with the protein product MILDPQIPPGRLQDKWDYYKDHCKLVSPANKRKYNILIVGTGLAGASAAATLAELGYNVKSFCIHDSPRRAHSIAAQGGINAAKNYPNDGDTIWRLFYDTIKGGDYRSREANVYRLAQISNQIIDQCVAQGVPFAREYGGLLANRSFGGAQVSRTFYARGQTGQQLLLGAYSAMSRQIAAGKIEMYTRREMLDLVVIDGKARGIIVRNLITGTIERYSGDAVLLCTGGYSNVYYLSTNARNSNVTAAWRCYKRGALFANPCFTQIHPTCIPVSGEYQSKLTLMSEGLRNDGRVWVPKQPGDRRRPDQIPESERDYFLEQKYPSFGNLVPRDVASRNAKQMTDAGKGVGETGLAVYLDFRDAINKLGRDTIVERYDNLFQMYQRITGENPYQVPMRIYPAVHYTMGGLWVDYNLMSTIPGLHVLGEANFSDHGANRLGASALMQGLADGYFIIPYTLGNYLATNDLIPIDTTHPAFEEAETAVNNNIDKLISIQGDKTVMEFHRQLGKLLWDYVGMSRHRAGLKEVINAIASLRKEYWQNVKIPSDSHTLNKNLEFAGRVADFLELGELMARDALDREESCGGHFREEYQTSEGEAKRDDEDFAYVAAWEYQGTNQSPVMHQEKLHFENVQLTQRSYK